A window of the Chloroflexus sp. Y-396-1 genome harbors these coding sequences:
- a CDS encoding Flp family type IVb pilin: protein MLRSFFAKEEGQGLVEYALILVLIAVVVIGALTLLGGNIANLFNRLANTIN, encoded by the coding sequence ATGCTTCGCAGCTTTTTCGCCAAGGAAGAGGGCCAGGGCCTGGTTGAGTACGCGCTTATTCTCGTTCTGATCGCAGTGGTCGTGATCGGTGCTCTGACACTGCTCGGCGGCAACATTGCTAACCTCTTCAACAGGTTGGCTAACACTATCAATTAA
- a CDS encoding PPOX class F420-dependent oxidoreductase — translation MAEQTTPYFANLHRQEYANLITFRKNGQPVVTPVWFAERNGKIYVMTTANAGKVKRIRNNPRVEIGPSDRAGKPLGPTVPARARILGPDEAKIAREALDEKYGLMKAMFDFFMNIRGTERAWIEIAPVDETITS, via the coding sequence GTGGCAGAGCAAACAACGCCTTACTTTGCGAATCTTCATCGGCAGGAATATGCAAATTTGATCACATTCCGCAAAAATGGTCAGCCGGTCGTAACGCCGGTTTGGTTTGCTGAACGGAACGGCAAGATTTATGTTATGACCACCGCTAACGCCGGTAAAGTCAAGCGGATCCGTAACAATCCCCGAGTCGAGATCGGGCCATCTGATCGGGCCGGTAAGCCGCTAGGGCCAACCGTACCGGCACGAGCTCGCATCCTCGGCCCAGACGAGGCTAAGATTGCACGCGAGGCGCTCGATGAAAAATATGGCTTGATGAAGGCGATGTTCGATTTTTTCATGAACATTCGGGGTACTGAACGCGCTTGGATCGAGATCGCGCCAGTTGATGAGACCATCACGTCCTGA
- a CDS encoding O-antigen ligase, whose protein sequence is MQQTIELWWHVTILIIVSGTFGIILFQPLSLMIFYGFPILLIQHKYQILSILKKRWHLWLIIGLAYISTTWSLHPDMSLSLSTLFTFATLYALLLSARYTYNFIVEIFKLFTIIIVLLNIFAIIIGYDQSQNQIFPDSPFWRGAFYHKNILGRVCVLTFIVCLLQIRSSSKLQRLLWLGLAVTSVGLIVYANSATGLITVIIILCTMIVWIVLQRMEPFFAGKPTRLFQSAIIIASFLIPSIVIFLLSLDNVLGIFGRDTQLTGRTYLWQILLPFIWQNPVLGYGFGTAFVEIPGRVRLESWMIHAHNLYLEIWLQLGLGGLVLILMLIFQFFKDSLHSFHKRGDEKSLFRLLFLIFVLVYSVSESDLIAAKVDVHWVWILFAYFYFSTYTEQGSDSTPNIPSIALSGRNS, encoded by the coding sequence ATGCAACAAACGATCGAACTTTGGTGGCATGTCACTATTCTTATCATCGTGTCTGGAACATTTGGAATAATACTCTTCCAACCACTATCGCTTATGATTTTCTACGGCTTTCCAATCCTTCTTATTCAGCACAAATACCAGATTTTGTCTATTCTAAAAAAAAGATGGCATCTGTGGCTGATCATTGGTCTGGCTTACATATCTACAACATGGTCTCTACATCCTGATATGTCTCTATCGTTAAGTACACTGTTCACGTTTGCAACCTTGTACGCTCTTCTTCTTTCCGCTCGGTATACATATAACTTCATTGTCGAAATTTTTAAACTATTTACAATTATCATTGTGTTACTTAATATTTTCGCAATTATTATTGGGTACGATCAATCACAAAACCAAATCTTCCCTGATTCACCATTTTGGAGAGGTGCATTTTATCATAAAAATATCTTAGGTCGAGTTTGTGTACTTACCTTTATTGTCTGTTTACTTCAAATCAGGAGCAGTAGCAAATTGCAAAGACTTCTATGGTTGGGATTGGCTGTAACCTCGGTTGGACTGATCGTATATGCCAACTCAGCAACAGGGTTGATTACAGTAATCATTATCTTGTGCACTATGATAGTGTGGATAGTGCTTCAGCGAATGGAGCCTTTTTTTGCAGGGAAACCAACGAGACTATTCCAGTCTGCTATCATTATTGCTAGCTTTCTCATTCCGAGTATAGTAATATTTTTGCTATCGCTCGATAACGTGCTAGGCATATTTGGGCGGGACACACAATTAACAGGTCGAACCTATCTCTGGCAAATACTTCTGCCATTTATCTGGCAAAATCCTGTATTGGGTTACGGATTCGGTACAGCTTTTGTGGAAATTCCCGGACGGGTTAGACTTGAATCATGGATGATCCATGCACACAATTTGTACCTCGAAATCTGGCTCCAACTCGGGCTAGGTGGACTAGTGCTGATACTTATGCTCATATTCCAGTTCTTCAAAGACTCTCTGCACAGCTTTCATAAGAGAGGCGATGAAAAGAGCCTGTTTCGTCTACTTTTTCTAATTTTTGTTCTCGTCTATAGTGTCTCGGAGTCTGATTTAATAGCAGCAAAAGTAGATGTTCATTGGGTTTGGATTCTGTTCGCCTATTTCTATTTTAGTACTTACACTGAACAAGGGTCTGATTCTACACCAAATATACCATCGATTGCATTGTCGGGGAGGAACTCATGA